In Holophagales bacterium, one DNA window encodes the following:
- a CDS encoding NAD(P)-dependent oxidoreductase, whose translation MTTLAGKVMVVTGGSRGIGLAIALRAARDGARVALLAKTAEPDPRLPGTVYSAAAEVEAAGGRALPIPTDVRDEGQVRSAVERTVEAFGDIDIVVNNASAIFLAGTLETPMKRFDLMFGVNVRATYLTTQSCLPHLLKAGNPHVLNLSPPLSMRPRWFKNHVAYTMAKYGMSMCVLGMAEELREQGVAVNALWPRTAIATAALAMLGGGVRLEQCRKPEIVADAAHAILVRPSRECTGNFFLDEEVLRDEGVVDLSGYAVAPGQPLYPDFFVD comes from the coding sequence ATGACCACGCTGGCGGGCAAGGTGATGGTAGTGACCGGAGGCAGCCGCGGGATCGGGCTTGCGATCGCGCTCCGGGCAGCGCGCGATGGCGCCCGGGTGGCGCTGCTGGCCAAGACGGCCGAGCCCGATCCTCGACTTCCCGGCACCGTCTACAGTGCGGCCGCGGAGGTCGAAGCGGCCGGCGGGCGCGCCCTGCCGATCCCCACCGACGTCCGCGACGAGGGACAGGTCCGATCGGCTGTCGAACGCACGGTCGAGGCTTTCGGCGACATCGACATCGTCGTCAACAACGCCAGTGCGATCTTCCTTGCCGGGACGCTCGAGACGCCGATGAAGCGCTTCGATCTGATGTTCGGGGTCAACGTCCGTGCGACCTATCTGACGACCCAGAGCTGCCTGCCGCACCTGTTGAAGGCGGGCAACCCGCACGTTCTCAACCTGTCGCCACCGCTTTCGATGCGGCCGCGCTGGTTCAAGAATCACGTGGCCTACACGATGGCCAAGTACGGCATGTCGATGTGCGTGCTCGGGATGGCGGAGGAGCTGCGCGAGCAAGGCGTCGCGGTCAACGCCCTGTGGCCGCGCACCGCGATCGCCACCGCCGCCCTGGCCATGCTCGGCGGCGGGGTGCGACTCGAGCAGTGCCGCAAGCCGGAGATCGTCGCCGACGCCGCCCACGCGATCCTGGTCCGGCCAAGCCGGGAGTGCACCGGGAACTTCTTCCTCGACGAGGAGGTGCTGCGCGACGAAGGCGTGGTCGACCTTTCCGGCTATGCCGTCGCTCCGGGGCAACCGCTCTACCCGGACTTCTTCGTCGACTGA
- a CDS encoding molybdopterin-dependent oxidoreductase, producing the protein MPMRQIATACPLDCPDACSLIATVDNDRLVAVAGSERNPYTAGFICSKVKRYADHVHSVERLHRPLRRCGPKGRAAFEPIGWDEALDLVATTLARTRDRSGGEAILPYSYGGSNGYLTQNTLDARLFRRLGASRLARTVCAAGTAAAADGLYGKMPGVALTDVPHARLIVVWGTNPHAAGIHLVPQIAAARRNGAQLVVLDPRRTPLAAQADLHLALWPGTDLPVALSILDWLFVNGRADRDFLERHTSGWELLRERASAWPLERAAEVARVPAETLARFARLFAEVQPTLIRCGWGPERNRNGASAIAAILALPAVGGKFGVRGGGYTMSNSGAWSLDVDAAIAEPPSATRVVNMNLLGQALEEWTDPPIELLFVYNSNALATSPNQERMRRGLGREDLFTVVFDQVLTDTARWADVVLPATTFVEHEELSRGYGAYALQHSAPILPPVGEARSNASVFLALLERLDLVRPGDPTSEAEVVASLLGGQDGDRIAREIAATGLALPSSGAALVQFVDVFPRTPDRRIHLVPESMDREAPSGLYGYQPDPATPTAPLALISPASGRRISSSLGYLTSGLAPLELAPDDAKARAIADGDLVRAFNRLGEVVTVAKVNVALRPGVALLEKGLWSRHTRNGATANALAPDTLADVGGGACFNDARIEVERWTGDV; encoded by the coding sequence ATGCCGATGCGCCAGATCGCCACCGCCTGTCCGCTCGACTGCCCCGATGCCTGCAGCCTGATCGCGACGGTCGACAACGACCGGCTCGTCGCCGTCGCGGGCTCCGAGCGCAACCCCTACACCGCCGGGTTCATCTGCTCGAAGGTCAAGCGCTACGCCGATCACGTCCACTCGGTCGAGCGCCTGCATCGCCCGCTGCGGCGTTGCGGCCCGAAGGGCCGTGCGGCATTCGAGCCGATCGGTTGGGACGAGGCGCTCGACCTCGTCGCCACGACCCTCGCTCGCACGCGCGACCGTTCGGGCGGCGAGGCGATCCTCCCCTACTCCTACGGAGGATCCAACGGCTACCTGACCCAGAACACGCTCGACGCGCGACTCTTCCGCCGCCTTGGAGCCTCCCGCCTTGCCCGGACGGTCTGCGCCGCAGGTACCGCCGCGGCGGCCGACGGGCTCTACGGCAAGATGCCCGGTGTCGCCCTGACCGACGTACCCCACGCGCGGCTGATCGTCGTCTGGGGCACGAACCCGCATGCCGCGGGCATCCACCTGGTGCCGCAGATCGCAGCGGCGCGTCGCAATGGAGCCCAACTGGTCGTCCTCGACCCCCGGCGAACGCCGCTCGCCGCCCAAGCCGATCTCCACCTCGCCCTCTGGCCAGGCACCGACCTGCCGGTGGCGCTCTCGATCCTCGACTGGCTCTTCGTGAACGGCCGAGCCGATCGCGACTTCCTCGAACGGCATACTTCCGGCTGGGAGCTCTTGCGGGAGCGGGCAAGCGCCTGGCCGCTCGAACGTGCTGCCGAGGTTGCCCGAGTGCCGGCTGAGACCCTCGCGCGCTTCGCACGCCTCTTCGCCGAGGTCCAGCCGACGCTGATCCGCTGCGGCTGGGGCCCGGAGCGCAATCGGAACGGGGCCTCGGCCATCGCGGCGATCCTCGCTCTGCCAGCCGTCGGCGGAAAGTTCGGCGTGCGCGGCGGCGGCTACACGATGAGCAACTCGGGTGCCTGGAGCCTCGACGTCGACGCGGCGATCGCCGAGCCCCCGTCCGCGACCCGTGTCGTCAACATGAATCTCCTCGGGCAGGCGCTCGAGGAGTGGACCGATCCACCCATCGAGCTTCTCTTCGTCTACAACTCGAACGCGCTCGCCACCAGCCCGAACCAGGAGCGGATGCGCCGCGGCCTCGGGCGCGAAGACCTCTTCACTGTCGTTTTCGACCAGGTGCTCACCGACACGGCCCGGTGGGCCGACGTGGTGCTCCCGGCGACCACCTTCGTGGAGCACGAAGAGCTCTCGCGCGGCTACGGCGCCTATGCGCTGCAACACAGTGCGCCGATCCTCCCGCCGGTCGGCGAGGCGCGGTCGAATGCCTCCGTGTTTCTCGCCCTGCTCGAACGCCTCGATCTCGTGCGACCGGGAGACCCGACGAGCGAGGCGGAGGTCGTGGCCTCGCTGCTCGGCGGCCAGGACGGTGACCGGATCGCCCGCGAGATCGCGGCGACCGGTCTCGCGCTGCCATCGAGCGGTGCCGCACTGGTCCAATTCGTCGACGTCTTCCCACGCACACCGGACCGACGCATTCACCTCGTTCCGGAGTCCATGGACCGGGAAGCGCCGTCGGGGCTCTACGGCTACCAGCCGGATCCCGCGACGCCCACCGCCCCGCTGGCCCTGATCTCGCCGGCCTCGGGGCGGCGGATCAGCTCGTCGCTCGGCTACCTGACCTCGGGGCTCGCGCCGCTCGAGCTCGCGCCCGACGACGCGAAAGCCCGAGCGATCGCCGACGGCGACCTGGTTCGCGCCTTCAATCGGCTCGGCGAGGTGGTCACGGTGGCGAAGGTGAACGTGGCGCTCCGTCCCGGCGTGGCGCTTCTCGAGAAGGGCCTCTGGTCACGCCACACGCGCAACGGCGCGACGGCGAATGCCCTCGCGCCGGACACCCTCGCCGATGTCGGCGGCGGCGCCTGCTTCAACGACGCGCGGATCGAGGTCGAGCGCTGGACGGGCGACGTCTGA